A region from the Haloarcula limicola genome encodes:
- a CDS encoding ATP-binding cassette domain-containing protein has protein sequence MVDGSTDNLVEMRGIEKHFGRVVALNGVDLEVREGEIMGLLGDNGSGKSTLIKTLVGVHQPDAGEVYIRGERVRISNPKEARKYGISTVYQDLALVDTLSVSANLFLARNPMKKFAGVSVVDWDTMNEQSEEIIRSRLNLEIDPTARVEFLSGGERQAIAIARSLVTDPDLVIMDEPTSALSADSARRVRELVRTLNDEGITVLLITHNMDEVFGLTDRVTILDSGDLVGTVDTDAVTKEDIVQMMVSGEMPADLRTASDTEAQA, from the coding sequence ATGGTTGACGGTAGCACGGATAACCTCGTGGAGATGCGCGGCATCGAGAAGCACTTCGGCCGCGTCGTCGCGCTGAACGGCGTCGACCTGGAAGTACGGGAGGGCGAGATAATGGGGCTGCTCGGCGACAACGGGTCGGGGAAGTCCACGCTCATCAAGACCCTCGTGGGCGTCCACCAGCCGGACGCCGGCGAGGTGTACATCCGCGGCGAACGGGTCCGCATCTCGAACCCGAAGGAGGCCCGCAAATACGGCATCTCGACGGTGTATCAGGACCTCGCGCTCGTGGATACGCTCTCGGTCTCGGCGAACCTGTTCCTCGCTCGCAACCCGATGAAGAAGTTCGCCGGCGTCTCCGTCGTCGACTGGGACACGATGAACGAGCAGTCAGAGGAGATCATCCGCAGTCGGCTGAACCTCGAGATCGACCCGACGGCCCGCGTCGAGTTCCTCTCGGGCGGCGAGCGACAGGCCATCGCCATCGCCCGGTCGCTCGTCACCGACCCCGACCTCGTCATCATGGACGAGCCGACCTCCGCGCTGTCGGCCGACTCGGCGCGGCGGGTGCGCGAGCTCGTCCGGACGCTCAACGACGAGGGCATCACCGTCCTCCTCATCACGCACAACATGGACGAGGTGTTCGGACTCACCGACCGCGTCACCATCCTCGACAGTGGCGACCTCGTCGGCACGGTCGACACCGACGCGGTGACCAAAGAGGACATCGTCCAGATGATGGTCTCCGGGGAGATGCCCGCCGATCTGCGGACGGCCTCTGACACCGAGGCGCAGGCGTAG
- a CDS encoding universal stress protein, protein MPRALVVVEPEPRVRELLDVASDFARGSGAQLLLFHVTDTFDGSAVRERMRELTGIDHNYRSGIEGAEEFAGDLGRELLADDVDFAVEGAFGETAQRIVAAVEEFDCTHVFLTGRRRSPTGKAVFGDTAQEVLLSVDVPVTLVME, encoded by the coding sequence ATGCCGCGTGCACTCGTCGTCGTAGAACCGGAACCGCGCGTCAGAGAGTTACTGGACGTCGCCAGCGACTTCGCCCGCGGGTCGGGCGCGCAGTTGCTCCTGTTTCACGTCACCGATACGTTTGACGGCAGCGCCGTCCGCGAGCGGATGCGCGAACTCACCGGGATCGATCACAACTATCGGTCCGGTATCGAGGGCGCGGAGGAGTTCGCCGGCGACCTCGGCAGAGAACTGCTCGCTGACGACGTGGACTTCGCCGTCGAGGGCGCGTTCGGCGAGACGGCCCAGCGGATCGTCGCCGCCGTCGAGGAGTTCGACTGCACGCACGTCTTCCTCACCGGCCGTCGGCGGTCGCCGACGGGCAAGGCAGTCTTCGGCGATACAGCACAGGAAGTCCTCCTGAGCGTCGACGTGCCGGTGACGCTCGTGATGGAGTGA